The Mus musculus strain C57BL/6J chromosome 2, GRCm38.p6 C57BL/6J genome has a window encoding:
- the Olfr1049 gene encoding olfactory receptor 1049 has product MGQPNITMPTEFILMGVTQTAELKLPLFAVFLTIYAITVVGNLGMIILTKLDSRLQTPMYFFIRHLAFIDLGNSTAICPKMLVNFVVDKNNITYYACATQMACFILFIVSELSILSSMAYDRYVAICNPLLYSAIMSQRRCQVLIGIPYLYSIFQALLFPIRYFTLSFCGANIISHFYCDVVPLLPLICSHVEETELLTILFSAFNLISSLVVVLLSYMLILLTIFQMRSAEGRKKAFSTCGSHLTVVVVFYGSLLFMYVQPKSAHSFEYDKAASVFYTLVIPMLNPLIYSLRNKEVKNAFHRVFKNL; this is encoded by the coding sequence ATGGGGCAACCAAATATAACAATGCCAACTGAGTTCATCCTGATGGGAGTCACACAGACTGCTGAGCTGAAACTCCCACTGTTTGCAGTCTTCCTCACTATCTATGCAATCACCGTGGTGGGAAACCTCGGCATGATCATTTTGACCAAACTGGACTCTCGCCTACAAACCCCTATGTACTTTTTCATCAGACACCTTGCTTTCATTGATCTTGGAAATTCCACTGCCATCTGCCCCAAGATGCTGGTGAATTTTGTTGTGGATAAAAACAACATCACCTATTATGCTTGTGCCACACAAATGGCATGCTTCATTCTGTTCATTGTCAGTGAACTTTCAATCTTGTCCtccatggcctatgaccgctatgtggctatCTGCAACCCTCTGCTCTATAGTGCTATAATGTCTCAGAGACGCTGTCAAGTGCTTATTGGAATTCCATATCTCTACAGTATCTTCCAGGCTCTGCTGTTCCCTATTAGGTATTTCACATTAAGCTTCTGTGGTGCTAATATCATAAGCCATTTCTATTGTGATGTTGTCCCCTTACTACCTTTGATCTGTTCACATGTAGAAGAGACAGAATTATTGACTATATTGTTTTCAGCCTTCAATTTAATCTCttctcttgttgttgttcttttgtcttACATGCTAATTTTGTTAACCATATTTCAAATGCGTTCTGCAGAAGGTAGGAAAAAAGCTTTCTCCACTTGTGGTTCCCATCTGACAGTGGTGGTTGTGTTCTACGGTTCTCTACTCTTCATGTATGTTCAGCCTAAATCTGCTCACTCATTTGAATATGACAAAGCAGCATCTGTGTTTTATACTTTAGTGATCCCCATGCTTAACCCCTTGATTTATAGTTTAAGGAACAAAGAGGTAAAAAATGCCTTTCATAGAGTATTTAAGAATCTATGA